The genomic stretch CATCATGCTTCTGGCCAATCGCGGCGCCGTCAACGCGCTTCTGCGCGAACTTGGGTTTATCGACCGGCCGATCCCGATGCTCTACACCTATTTCTCACTGAGCTTCGGCGTCGTCTACCTGATCGCCCTCTACATGCTGCTGCCGCTCTATTCCTCGATCGAGAAGATCCCGAACAGCCTGCTCGATGCCGCAGCCGATCTCGGCGCCGGCCCGTTGCAGCGCTTCCGCCGGGTGATCCTGCCGCTGTCGCGCGACGGCATCGTCTCGGGCTGCAGTCTGGTGTTCCTGACGTCCATTGGCGTTTTCGCCGCGCCGCTTCTGCTCGGCGGGCCGAATACGGTGATCTTCCCGGAAATCATCGCCCAGCTGTTCCACGGCTCCAACGACAAATGGCCGGCGGGCGCTGCCTTCTCGATCATCATGCTGTTGATCTCGCTCACCACGGTCGGCCTGTTCATGCGGGTTGTCGGCGGGCGCAACGTGAAGCTGATGTGAGGGACCGACGATGCGTTTTTACATGAAAAACCCCCAGAACGTTTTCCTCACCGGCTTCTACTGGGCCTTCGTCGCCTATCTCTTCGTGCCGCTGATGCTGATGACGGCGATGAGCTTCAAGGATTCGAACTTCATCTCGTTCCCGATCGATAGCTTCACGATGAAATGGTATGTCCAGGTGGTGCAGGACGAACAGTTCCTGAGCGCCGTCGGCTATTCGCTGATGATCGCCTTCGTCGTCACCGTCGTGGCCACCGCAATCGGCGTCTGGATCGCGCTCCTTGCCTCCAACGAGGCGATCTGGGGCAAGGCGGTCATCTTCGCGCTCGCCTGTCTGCCCGCCGTCGTCCCTGGCATGATCCAGGCAATCTCGATGCGCATCTTCATCCGCGCGATCGACGTTCCGACCGGCACCTTCGCCATCATCCTCGGTCATACGGTGCATGCCGTGCCCTTCGTGGTGATCATGGCAATGACCAGGCTGCGCTCGATGCCGTCGAGCCTTGTCGATGCGGCGCGCGATCTGGGCGCAGACAATTTCATCGCCTTCTTTCGCGTCACGCTGCCCTATCTCGGCCCGGCGCTGGTCGGCGGCATGATCTTCTGCGCGTTGACGAGCATCGACGATTTCGTCCGCACCTTCTTCCTCGGCGGCTACCAGACCACCCTTCCGATGCTGATCTTCGCCAAGATTTCGGGCGGCATGTCGCCGGAGATCAACGCCATGGCAACACTCGTCCTCATCGCCACCGGCGCCGTCGGGCTTTATGCCGAACGCCGCGTCCGCCGTTCAAGGAACTGAAATGCAACCGCTCGTCCACTTCAAGAACGTCAACAAATATTACGGCAAAGCGCTCGCCGTGAACAATCTCGACCTTCAGATCGAGCGCGGCAGGTTCGTCACCCTTCTCGGGCCTTCGGGCTGCGGAAAATCGACCTCGCTGCGTATGCTGGGCGGCTTCGAGGACCCGTCCTCCGGTTCCATCCTGCTCGACGGCAAGGATGTGACGCACCTGCCGCCGCACCGGCGCAATGTCAATATCGTGTTCCAGGACTATGCGCTGTTTCCGCACCTGACGGTTGGCCGCAACATCGCCTTCGGGCTCGAGTTGAAGGGCATGCCGTCAGAGAAGATCCACGCCCGGGTGATGGAACTTCTGGCGCTGGTCGAGCTGCAGGACTATGCCGACCGCATGCCCGATCAGCTTTCCGGCGGCCAGCGCCAGCGCGTGGCGCTGATGCGCGCGCTCGCGCCCGATCCGGACGTGCTGCTGCTCGACGAACCGCTTTCCGCGCTCGACGCGAAGCTCCGCCACCAGATGCAGATCGAACTGAAGAGCATTCAGGAAAAGACCGGCAAGACCTTCCTCTTCGTCACCCATGACCAGGAAGAGGCGCTGACCATGTCGGATGTCATCGTCGTGATGAACAATGGCAGGGTGGAGCAGATGGGCGATCCCCACACGCTTTATGCCCGCCCTGTCAACCGTTTCGTCGCCACCTTCATCGGCGAATCGAACTTTCTTGATGCCGTGGTTCAGTCGGTCGACGGCAATATCGCCACGCTCGACTGGTGCGGCCATATCATCCACGCCACGCTCACCGGCCCCGCCGCAAAGGTCGGAAGCCATGTCACCGTGGCGCTGAGACCCGAAGCGATCTATGCGGTCAGCCGCGAGCCGGACCGCAGGATCGCGCTGCCGGGCAGGATCACAAACCGGCTGTTCAAGGGCAATTTCACCGCGCTCACCGTCGGGCTCAACGAGGGCCAGTCGCTTGTGGCCCAGCTTGATCCGGTGGCGCTCGCGCATCTGGAGGGCGACGATGTCTGGATCGGCTGGCGCGAGGAAGACGCCGTCGTGCTTGCTGACTGATGCTCTGAAGGACTGAAGACATGACCAATGAAAAGGCGCTTGAAGCGCTGAATGACCGGGTTCGTCAGGATCTCGATTATCTGAACTTTCCTTCCGCCAACTGGGTCAAGCCGGTTGGCCCGGTCGACGGCACGCCGGTGAGCGACATCGTCATCGTCGGCGCCGGCATGTGCGGGCTTGCCGCATGGCTGCAATTGAAGCGCCAGGGCATGCACAATACCCGCATCATCGACATGGCGCCCGAAGGCAAGGAAGGTCCCTGGCTCACCTATGCGCGCATGGAAACGCTGCGCTCGCCGAAAAACCTGCTCGGCCCTGCGCTCGGCATTCCCTCGCTCACCTTCCAGGCCTGGTATCGCGCGCAATTCGGCACAAAGGCCTGGGACGAACTCTACCGTATTCCCCGGCCGATGTGGCAGGATTACCTCGTCTGGTACCGCAAGGTGACCGGCGCGCCGGTTGAAAACGGCATGAAGGTCGAGCGCGTGATCCCGCGCGAAGACGGTCTTCTGGCCCTCAAGATGGCCGACGGCGAAACCATCATCACCCGCAAGCTGATCTGGGCGACGGGCCGCGACGGGCTCGGCAAGGGCACGGTTCCGGGCTTCGTCTCCGGCCTGCCGCGCGAAAGCTGGGCGCATTCCGCCGACGAGATCGATTTCGACAAATGGAAAGGCAAGCGCGTCGTCGTTATCGGTGTCGGCGCGTCCGCCGTCGACAACGCTGCCGAGGCTCTGGAACATGGTGCTGCGGAAGTCAGGCTTCTGGCGCGGCGCAAGGAGATGCCGACGATCAACAAGCTGATGGGCATCGGTTCCTATGGCGTGACGGCGGGCCTGCCGGATCTGTCTCCCGAATGGCGCTGGCGCATCATGGACTATGGCGACAAGCAGCAGACGCCGGCCCCACACGGTTCGACCCTGCGCGTCAGCCGCCACGACAATGCCTATTTCCATTTCAACTGCGGCATCGCCAGGGTCGAACAGGATGGCGCGGAGGTCGTGATCACCACGGTGACGGGACGCGAATTCCGCTGCGATTTCCTGATCCTGGGGACGGGCTTCACCGTCGACCCGATGGCGCGGCCGGAATTTGAGCCCTTCAACGCCGAGATCGCCTGCTGGGAAGACCGCTACACGCCGCCGCCGGAAGAACAGAACCCCGGTCTCGGGCGTTTTCCCTGGCTCAACCCCGATTTCTCCTTTTCGGAAAAGAAGGAAGGCGCAGCGCCCTTTCTCGCGGACATCCACAGCTTCAACTACAGCTCGGCCATGAGCCTCGGCAAGGTTTCGGGTGACATTCCGGCGATCAGCGAAGGCGCGCTCTGGCTTGCCCGCGGGGTTGCCTCCAGCCTGTTCCGCAAGGATCTGGATCAGCACTGGGAAGATCTGCTGGCCTATGAAAAGCCTGAACTCGACGGCACGGAATGGATCGATGCCGACGCCGTGGCCGCCGAGCGGGCCTGAAGGACAAGACCATGACCAAGAAGACCGTCTACTACTATCACGCGCTTTCTTCCCCCTGGGCCTATCTCGGCTGGCCGCAGTTCAAGGCCTTGATCGAAAAGCACGACCTCGATGTCGTCGTCCGCCCGACCCGGATCGTGCCCGACAATGGCGGCGTGCCGCTGCGCTCGCGGCCACAGCCGCGCCAGGATTACCACGCCGTGGAGCTTGACCGGTGGAGGAAGCGGCTCAACATGCCGCTGGTGCTGAAGCCCGCCCATTATCCGACCAATAACGAGTTTTCCGCCCGCATGGTGATTGCCGCCGATCGCGAGGGGCTGCCGGCGCTTGAGCTTTCCCACGCACTGCTGCACGCGCTGTGGAGCGAGGAACTGGACGTGACCCTGCCTGCGGTGCGCATCGACGTTGCCAACCGCATCGGCCTTGACGGCAAGGCGCTGCAGGCGATGGAAGAGGAACCGGAGATCGTCCGGGCCTGGCATGACAGCCATGCCGAGGCGACCGCGCGCGGCGTGTTCGGCACGCCGACCTGGATTTACGAGGACGTGCTCTACTGGGGGCAGGACCGGCTTGACTTCCTCGATGAAGCGCTGTCGGAAGACTGAAGGGAGACTTCAATGGTCGATGTGATCGACAAGGTGCTCGGCGAGGACGCCGACATGATCGCGCTCAGAAACCGGCGCGAACTGTTGAAACAGAAGACGCAGGCAAGCTACGAGGCGGCGCTGGCGCCGAAGGACCCGGGTAATTTCAGCTATGCCTTCCGTGCCGCCCTTGCCGCGCGCATGTGCGGGCTCTGGAAGGCCGCCGAGCTTGAGACGCATTACCGCGACCTGCTCAAGAGCTATGGCGAAAGCGCCTATGACGCGATCCTCGATACCGGCTTTCGCCCGGGGGAAGCGGATGCGAAGCTCGATGCCATCCTCGAGCGGGTCGACAAGGTGACGCTGACGCCGAAGGAGGCGACCCGCGCCGATGTGGAAAAACTCTATGCCGCCGGCCTTGATGACCGGGACATCGTGACGCTGGCAAGCCTGACGGCTTTCGTCAATTACCAGATCCTGGTCGTCGCCGGGCTGAAGATGCTGAGGGACCACTGACATGTCCGAACCCGTTCACGACTTCACCCTGAAGCCGCTTGACTGGCGCCCCTATGTGAAACCCGTCGACCTTGACGCCGCGACCGACGAACAGCGCGAGGCGTTGCAGATCACGCCGTCCAACACCAAGGTTTCCGACTATGTTCTGGTGCTGGCGCAGGAGCCGGAAACGCTGAAGGAGCGCTCGCCGCTCTTCAACGACATCATGTATTCCAAGGCGGGGCTTTCGCGCGCCGGCCGGGAGATGGGCGCGCTGGCGGCTTCCTTCGTCAACAAGTGCGTCTATTGCGCCGCCGTGCACGCTAACCGCCATATCCAGCTGGAAAAGCGTCCCGAAGTGATCGAGGCGATCTACGAGAAGGGGCTTGAGGCGGACCTGCCTGACTATGATCAGGCGTTGTTCAATTTCGGCGTCGATCTGACAGCGCACCCGGACAATGTCGGGGTCTACCAGTTCTACCATTTGCGCGAGGCCGGCCTTGACGACCTGGAGATCCTCGACCTAATCCACGCAATCGCCGTTTTCGGCTGGGCCAACCGGCTGATGCACACGCTGGGCGAGCCGCACATCAAGGACTAGGTCATTTTGGAAACCACCGCCGGCCGCGTTCCGCGCCCCTTTTCGGTGACGCACCGGCAGGTGCTCACCATCGCACTGCCGATGATGATCGCGCATTTTTCCACCCCTCTGGTGAGCCTTGCGGCGACCGGCGTGGTCGGGCAATTGCGCGACGAAGTGCTGATCGGCGGCGTGGCGCTGGCGGCGGTGATTTTCGATGTCCTGTTCACCACGTTCAACTTCCTGCGCGGCGCCACCACCGGCTTCACGGCGCAGGCCGTCGGCGCGGAAGATCGTCGCGCCGAACAGCGCATGCTGCTCGGCGGCATCCTGATTGCCGTCGGCTCCGGTCTGTTGATCATGCTCCTGCATGTGCCGATCGGCCGGCTCGGCCTTTACGTGCTCGGCGCCGACGGGGCCGTGGGGGAGGCGGCCTGGACCTATTATGCATGGCGGGTGTGGTCGGCGCCCTTTGCGCTGTTCAATTTCGTCGTCTTCGGATGGGTCATCGGCAGGGGCGAGGCGGTGACGGCGCTTTTGCTGCAGGTTGCGCTTAACGCGCTCAACCTGTTCTTCGCCTTCTTCTGGGTGCTGTGGCTGAATTACGGTCTCGCCGGCGCGGGGGCGGCAAGCCTGGTTGCCGAGGGCGTTACGGCGATTGCCGGCGTCATCCTGATCCTGCGGCGCACGGACCGGCACAAATGGGAAGTGCCGGATCTTTCCACCGTCAAGCGGCTTTTCTCGGTCAATCGCGACATGATGATCCGTTCCTTTGCGCTTCTGATCGGGCTTTCCTTCTTCACCCGGCAATCGGGCGTTCTGGGCATTGATGTGCTCGCCGCCAACACGGTGCTGCTGCGCTACTATTTCTTCGGCGTCGCCTTTCTCGATGGTTTTGCCACCGCGGCCGAACAGCTTGCGGGCCGCGCCGTCGGCGCCTTCTACCGCCCGGCCTTCGACCGCGTGATCCGGCTGACGACGCTCTGGGGCGTGGCGATGGCCGTTTTCGTGTCCGCGGCCTTCTTCATCTCCGGGCCTTATGTGGTGGCGCTGATCGCGCCGATCGCCGAGACACAGACGCTGGCGCATGTCTATCTGCCCTATGCGGCGATCATGCCGCTGGTCGGGGTCATCGCCTTCCAGATGGACGGGGTCTTCATCGGCGCCACGTGGTCACGCGAAATGCGCACGCTGATGCTTTTTTCTCTGGCCTGCTATTTTGCCGCCTGGGCCGTGCTGCAGCCGCTCTTCGGCAATCACGGACTGTGGATCGCCATGCTCCTGTTTCAGGGCGTGCGCTCGGTCGCCTTCCGCTTCATGCTGCCGAAACTGGCGGACAGGACCTTTTCCGGCAATTACCCGCACTGAGTTTCGATCCTATTCTTCCGGCTTGTCGTCGCGGCTGTTGAAATAGACGCGCTCGGGCGAAATGAAGAACACATAGGCCATATAGGCAGCCGCCGCCCCGAACAGGATCGACCAGAAGGGCGAGCCGATGAAGATCTCGGCGACCGCCCAGCCGCCGCAAAGCGCGACGGCCGTGACGCGGACCCAGAGCGGTTTCAGCGATGGGTGTTTGAGATTGAAGCTCTCGCGCCAGTCGATCTTGCCTGCCATGGGCCGCCTCCGAGGTTTGTTGTCTTCAAAGGCATAGCGGGGAAGAGCAGCCCATGGCAAGCCGGCTTCAAAGAAGCATGGCCATCATTTCCGTTGCGCCGTAGCCGAACTGGTATGTGGCCGTGCCGGAAAAGGCGAGGCGGGCATAGTCGCCGGCCGAGAAATAGCAGATGGCGGAGGCAGAGTGGGTCAGCGGGGTCCCGCCGGTCGCTATGCCGCTGAGGGTCACGCAGTTTTCCGAACCGTTCTTTTCCAGCGCCACCCAGTAGCTCGCTGCGGCGGTGGCCGAGACGGTGAGGCTCACGGCGTAATAGCCGCTAGCCGGAAAGACCAGTCGGTTGCCGCCGCCCGTCACGGCCGCGCCCAGCGAAAACCCGCCTTCGCCGACATGAAGCGTGCCGAAGCCGCGGTTCGCGGGACCGGCAATCAGCGCCGAACCGGCTGGTGCTGCGGCGCGGGCCAACGGCCGCGACGGCATGGTGACCGCGCCCGCCGGGGTGATCCTGAGAGCCTCGTGCCAGCTTGCGCCGTCGGGGCTTGTCTTGATGGCGAAACTGTCGGAACCGGAAAGCCCCATCTCCGCGCGGCCCGACCAGCCGGTCTGGTAGAGCAGGGATGCCGTGTCGCCGGCCGTTGCCTTGTTGATCTTCAACTGATGCCCGCTGCCGGCATTGTTGAGAAGGGTTGCAGGGGCTGAAACCGAAAGCCGGTTTGTGGGGTCGGCCGTGGCGTTGATGCCGAGCGTGGCAAGCTCAAGGTCCGGACCGGGCGGCGGGGAAGTCCAGGCGCTGCCGTCAAACACGCGAACCGCGTTTTCCGACACGAACCAGGCCGACCATCCGGCAACCGGCGCGATGAACTGCCAGTAGCCATCCTGAAACAGCGCAAGCGCGCCGGCATGGCCCGCCCATTCGCCGGTCGGGCTTGCCGCGACCAGATGGCATGCGCCGTCCTCCGGGCTCGAAGGCGGGGTGTTGCTCTCGCCGGAAATGGCGAGATGAACGATCGCATCGAGTCGCTGCAGCGCCTCGTTATGGGTGACGTGCTTTTGCGCCTGGGCGGGCAGAATGAAGGGGAGGCCGAGCCTGGTCGTCTGATCCGACATGAGAAACTTCCTTTGCTTGGTCGCTGGACCTGATGCGTCAAGCCTAGCCCTGCCGGAAGCGACGGGGAAAAGGGTGGGCCGCGACGGAGCCGCGCCCGCATGCCCGGAGAAAGGTGCTTCAGGAGTGTTTCTCAATGATCGCGCGCCCGCGCTGGCATCAGCAGGGCTGCGAGGCCTAAAAGGACAGACAGGGCCGGCGCGCAAATGCAGGGGCTCCCTCCGCCCGCCGGATTGCCGCGCCCGGCTGCCTGCGGACAGGGGCTTTCGCTTCGCCGTCCTGGTCCGTCCGGCGCTTCATCATGGATCTCTCCGCCCTGCAGCGAACCCCTCCCTCGCCGGACGCGGATTTCAATCGGTAGTCGACGACCCCTCTTCGGTGCAGGCCGCTTGGAACGCCGTCGTCCGTTCGGAGGCACAAAGGGCGCTCCAACCTGTTGGATCCACGCATCGTTCTTTCCGAAAATCGATTCCGGTTTTTCGGGTCGATGCGCTAAGCCGCCGTGACGATCCGCTCGGTCGCCGAGACCCGGTAGGCGATGGCCTCGCCGATATGGACCCTGCCGACCGTCGCCTTGCCGTCGAGATCGGCGATCGTGCGGGCGACCTTCAGAATGCGATGATAGCCGCGCGCCGAAAACCGCATCTTTTCCGCCGCTTCCCGCAAGAGCGCGAGGCCTGCGGCATCGGGTTCCGCAAGCGTCTCGATCAGATTGGCCGATGCGCGGGCGTTGACGGTGGACGCGCTTTCTCCAAGGCCTGCGAAGCGTTCGCGCTGGGCCTCGCGGGCGCGGGCAACGCGGCGGGCGATGGCGGCGCTCGTCTCGCCGGTGGCGCTTGCGCCGATGAGATCGATGGCGGAGACGGCCGGCACGTCGATGCGGATGTCGATCCGGTCCATCAGCGGCCCGGAAATGCGCGCCTGGTACTCGCTTGCGCAGCGCGGCCCGCGCGCGCAGCTGTGGCCCGGTTCCCCGGCCATGCCGCAGCGGCATGGGTTCATGGCGGCGACAAGCTGGAAAGCGGCGGGATAGGAGACGCGATGATTGGCGCGGGCGATCACGCACTCACCATTTTCCAGCGGCTGGCGCAGCGCATCGAGCACCTGCGGCGAAAATTCCGGCAGTTCATCCAGAAACAAAACGCCGTGATGGGCAAGCGACGCCTCGCCGGGCCTTGCCTTGATGCCGCCGCCGACAAGCGAGGCCATGCTGGCGGAATGATGCGGCGCGCGGAAGGGCCGCCGGTCGGAAAGCCGCCCGCCGGCAAGCTTGCCGGCAATCGAATGCACCATCGACATGTCCAGCAGTTCCTGCGGCAGGAGCGGCGGCAGGATGGAGGGGAGGCGCGCGGCCAGCATCGATTTTCCGGCGCCCGGCGGGCCGACCATCAAAAGGTTGTGGCCGCCTGCGGCCGCCACCTCCAGCGCGCGCTTGGCGCTTTCCTGCCCTTTAATCTCCGAAAGGTCGGGCAGGTCGTGCGCTGCGGCGCGCACGGCGGGGACGGGGCTGGAGAGCACCTGGGTTCCCTTGAAATGATTGGCGATCGCAATCAGGCTTTTGGGCGCGAGGACATCGATATCGGCGCCGGCCCATGCCGCTTCCGGCCCGCAGTCGGCCGGGCAGATCAGGCCCTTGTCCATGGCATTGGCGGTCATCGCCGCCGGCAGCGCGCCGGCCACGGCGGCGATCGTGCCGTCGAGATTGAGTTCGCCGATGACCACGTAGCCCGCCAGCGCATCGGCCGGAACCGCGCCGAGCGCGGCCATCAAGCCCAGTGCTATGGCGAGATCGAAATGCGAGCCCTCCTTCGGCAGGTCGGCGGGCGCAAGATTGACCGTCACGCGTTTGGCCGGCAAGGCAAGGCCCGTGGCATGCAGCGCGGCCTGCACCCGTTCGCGGCTTTCGGCAACGGCCTTGTCCGGCAGACCGACGATCTGCATGCCGATCTTGCCCGGCGCGACCATCACCTGAACATCGACCGGAACGCCCTCAATCCCCTGAAATGCAACTGTTTGAACCCTGGATACCATGTGAAGCCCCGCGCCGGCCCCGCCCGGCGTCCCCTCAAGAACAGCGTTTCATCAAACCCAGTGGTTGCAAGGATTCCACAATGCGCGCCGATACGCAAGAACAAAAGATGAACTTCTTTTCATTCACCCGTGCATTGGAGCCTGCGGGATGGACATTCGCGTTGCCGCCCCCGTAAACAAACGGAATAGGTTTGCCGAAGCAGAATGGCGGAGAATGGCATGGGACTGACGACGGAAGAACAGATCCTGATCGAGCAGCGGGTGACAAATGGCGCGAAATCGCCGGCGGCGGCCTATCTTCTGTGGTTCTTTGTCGGCTGGGCCGGCGCGCACCGGTTCTATCTCGGCCGGCCAGGATCAGCGATCGCCATGCTGCTTCTGAATGTCGTCGGCTGGCTGACAGCCGTCTTCATCATCGGTCTTGTGTTTCTTGCCGTCTTCGGCATCTGGTGGCTGGTCGACCTGTTCCTGATCTCGGGCATGATCGACGCCCAGAAGAGCGCGTTGCGCAATTCACTCACGCAGCAGGCACTCGTTTCTCAGAAGCAATAAAACTCAGCCGCGCTTCTTCTCGATCGCGTCCCACATCAGGCTCGCGATATCGGCGCCGCCGAATTTCTTCACTTCGCGAATACCGGTGGGGGAGGTGACGTTGATTTCGGTCATATAGTCGCCGATCACATCGATGCCGACGAGAATGAAGCCGCGCTCCTTCAGCGAAGGTCCGATGCGCGCGCAGATCTCTTCCTCGCGCGCCGTCAGCTCGGAGGGTTCGGCGCGTCCGCCGACATGCATGTTGGAGCGGCTGTCGGTCTCTGCCGGCACGCGGTTGATCGCGCCGGCGAATTCGCCATCGACGAGGATGATGCGCTTGTCGCCCTTGCGCACGGCCGGCAGATAGGCCTGGGCAATATAGGGCTCGCGGAACATCTGCTCGAACATTTCCAGAAGCGAGGTGAAGTTGCGGTCGTCACGGGTGGAATGGAACACGCCGGCGCCGCCATTGCCGTAAAGCGGCTTCAGGATGATGTCGCCCATTTCCTCGCGGAACCGCGCGATCTCGCCGACATCCTTGGTGATCAGCGTCGGCGGCATCAGGTCGGCAAATTCGGTGACGAAGATCTTCTCCGGCGAATTGCGCACCCAGGCGGGATCGTTGACCACCAGCGTCTTCGGGTGGATGCGCTCCAGCATGTGGGTCGAGGTGATATAGGCCATGTCGAAGGGCGGGTCCTGGCGCAGCAGCACCACATCCATGGTCGAAAGTTCGGTGCGCTCGGCGGGACCCAGCGTATAATGATCGCCCTCGACATCGCGAAGCGTCATCGGTTCCACCGCGGCGATCACCTTGCCATCCCTCAGCGTCAGCCGGTCGGGCGTATAATGGTAGAGTTCATAGCCGCGGTTTTGCGCCTCCAGCGACATGGCGAAGGTCGAATCGCCTGCAATCTTCACGGTGGAGATATGGTCCATCTGGACGGCGACTTTTTTGATTGCGGCCATGAAACTGGAGCCCCCGGTCTGGTTTGAAGCGCCTCGATATGTAGTCACCGCGTGCGCGCTTGGCAATCGCCTTCAGTCAGGCGAGGATGCCCGAGACCGTGCACATCAGCAGATCGTGATCCGAAAGCGGCGTGCCTTCGTCATCGAGCGCATCCATCACGCGGCTCTCGGCAATCTGAAGGCCGCGCGACAAGAACCAGTCGAGCTTCATCGGCTGGGGATCCGTTCCGGAAATCAGGCTCGGGCGCGTGGTGATCCTGTCTTTCGGGCCGCCATGGCGCTGATAGCCCCTGTCGCGCGCCAGATCGAACAGGGTTTCCGCGTCCGGGTCGCCGCCGGTCCGGTTGCCGGTGTTGAGATCGCCGCCGATCAGCACGGGCATTCCGGAAAAGTGCCAGTCGACCAGATCGAAGATGTCGGCCATCTGGCGTTCGCGAAGCGCAACGTCGCCATGACTTTCCAGATGCGTGGAAATCGCGACGATCGGGCCTTCGGTGGTCTCGATCTTCGCGCCGATCGCCATGCGCGCGCCGATGCGCGGCTGGTCATTGTCGTCGGAAAACCAGATCGGCGGCCCGGAGAGTGGCAGCATGAAAGGGGACTCTAGCGGCGTTCGGGCCAGAAGCGCATTGCCGTGAAAGCCCTTCGCGTTGAAATCATCCGTGCAATAGGGCCGTTCGGCCTCGTTTCCGAGGCCGAGCTCCAGGAACTCGACCCCATAGGCATAGGCCATTTCGAGGGCGGCGGCGATCTCGGCGGTCGGATGGCGCTGCGCGGTCCGCGCCATGCCATTATCCATCTCCGAGAGCATGGCCAGGGCCGCACCTTCGTCAGCCAGCTTGCGCGCGCTTTTTTCGGGAAAGAGCCCGCGCTGCAGGTTCCAGGCGGCGGCCTGGAAGGGGAAGGCGAGCGGGCCCTTCGCGGAGCTGCGCTCACCGGTCTCGACCGTCTGCAGGCAGGCGAGTTCCTGGCGGTATCGATCATGAACATGCGCTGATTTCTCAAGGCCCATAATGCGCGCGCGTTCGGCGCGTCCGGGGGCATCAAGGGCGTGGACGCAATCGGTGAAGAGTTCCGGCATTTGCGATGCTTCAGGCCTCAACGGACACGTTCCGGGAATGGATGCGCTTGCCGGTTTCCCGATCATAGAAATGCAGCTTTGCCGGATCAATCGAAAAGCGCATCTCGTCTGCAAGCGGAATGGCGGGCGAAAGGGCGGCAGTTAGCCGCTGCTCGCCGATCAGGCAATGGGCAAGCCGCGTCGCGCCCAATTCCTCCACATAATCGAGCTTTGCGGTGATCGTGTGCGCGGTCGGATCCTCGGCGACCTGCAGGTCCTCTGCGCGGATGCCGACGGTGAGCGCGCCGGAAACCGGCAGGTCGCGCGTCATGGTCAGCACATTGTAGCCGATCGCCAGACGGTCGCCGTTCCGTTCGCCGGAAACGAGGTTCATGGCCGGCGAGCCGATGAAATTGGCGATGAAGGTCGAGGCCGGCTTGTGGTAGACGTCGAGCGGCGTGCCGATCTGCTCGATGCGGCCTGCATTCAGCACCACCAGCCGGTCGGCGAGCGTCATCGCCTCGAGCTGGTCGTGGGTGACATAGATGGAGGTGGTGCCGAGGCGCTTCTGCAGATGCTTGATCTCGCCGCGCATGGAAACGCGGAGCTTGGCGTCAAGGTTCGACAACGGCTCGTCGAAGAGGAAGGCAGCGGGCTTGCGCACGATCGCCCGGCCCATGGCGACGCGCTGGCGCTGGCCGCCGGAAAGCGCGCGGGGCTTGCGCTCCAGATAGGGCTCAAGCTCCAGCATGCGGGCGGCCTCCTTAACGCGCGCCGTGATCTCGGCCTTCGGCGTGCCCCGGTTCTTCAGGCCATAGGCCAGGTTGTTGTAGACCGTCATGTGCGGATAGAGCGCGTAGTTCTGGAAAACCATGGCGATGTCGCGCTCGGCCGGGTCCTTCCTGTTGACCACGTTTCCGCCGATCTTCACCTCGCCCTCGGTGATCGCTTCGAGGCCGGCGACCATGCGCAGAAGCGTGGACTTGCCGCAGCCCGACGGGCCGACAAGGACGATGAACTCGCCGTCCTCTATGTGGATATCGACATTGTCGACCGCGCGGGCGTCGCCGGAATAGATCTTGGAAACCCTGGAGATTTCGATTGCAGCCATTTTTGTTTTCCTATTTGTCGCTTTCCGTCAGGCCCTTGATGAACCAGCTC from Martelella sp. AD-3 encodes the following:
- a CDS encoding ABC transporter permease, which translates into the protein MTNDVLAGGGQGAKTSRARYSSWIGKVARSPFYRGTIGLLAENRVARLVVLLAVPLAWIAFFNIGPILQMGNISLLANYPLMDGDEPVYTLSQYALFFQESLYFVPFLRSLVFSLVVTASTLVVVYPVAYYIGKVIRPASRNKALLLLLTPFWAGEIIRVFSVIMLLANRGAVNALLRELGFIDRPIPMLYTYFSLSFGVVYLIALYMLLPLYSSIEKIPNSLLDAAADLGAGPLQRFRRVILPLSRDGIVSGCSLVFLTSIGVFAAPLLLGGPNTVIFPEIIAQLFHGSNDKWPAGAAFSIIMLLISLTTVGLFMRVVGGRNVKLM
- a CDS encoding ABC transporter permease; the protein is MRFYMKNPQNVFLTGFYWAFVAYLFVPLMLMTAMSFKDSNFISFPIDSFTMKWYVQVVQDEQFLSAVGYSLMIAFVVTVVATAIGVWIALLASNEAIWGKAVIFALACLPAVVPGMIQAISMRIFIRAIDVPTGTFAIILGHTVHAVPFVVIMAMTRLRSMPSSLVDAARDLGADNFIAFFRVTLPYLGPALVGGMIFCALTSIDDFVRTFFLGGYQTTLPMLIFAKISGGMSPEINAMATLVLIATGAVGLYAERRVRRSRN
- a CDS encoding ABC transporter ATP-binding protein yields the protein MQPLVHFKNVNKYYGKALAVNNLDLQIERGRFVTLLGPSGCGKSTSLRMLGGFEDPSSGSILLDGKDVTHLPPHRRNVNIVFQDYALFPHLTVGRNIAFGLELKGMPSEKIHARVMELLALVELQDYADRMPDQLSGGQRQRVALMRALAPDPDVLLLDEPLSALDAKLRHQMQIELKSIQEKTGKTFLFVTHDQEEALTMSDVIVVMNNGRVEQMGDPHTLYARPVNRFVATFIGESNFLDAVVQSVDGNIATLDWCGHIIHATLTGPAAKVGSHVTVALRPEAIYAVSREPDRRIALPGRITNRLFKGNFTALTVGLNEGQSLVAQLDPVALAHLEGDDVWIGWREEDAVVLAD
- a CDS encoding NAD(P)-binding domain-containing protein, with the protein product MTNEKALEALNDRVRQDLDYLNFPSANWVKPVGPVDGTPVSDIVIVGAGMCGLAAWLQLKRQGMHNTRIIDMAPEGKEGPWLTYARMETLRSPKNLLGPALGIPSLTFQAWYRAQFGTKAWDELYRIPRPMWQDYLVWYRKVTGAPVENGMKVERVIPREDGLLALKMADGETIITRKLIWATGRDGLGKGTVPGFVSGLPRESWAHSADEIDFDKWKGKRVVVIGVGASAVDNAAEALEHGAAEVRLLARRKEMPTINKLMGIGSYGVTAGLPDLSPEWRWRIMDYGDKQQTPAPHGSTLRVSRHDNAYFHFNCGIARVEQDGAEVVITTVTGREFRCDFLILGTGFTVDPMARPEFEPFNAEIACWEDRYTPPPEEQNPGLGRFPWLNPDFSFSEKKEGAAPFLADIHSFNYSSAMSLGKVSGDIPAISEGALWLARGVASSLFRKDLDQHWEDLLAYEKPELDGTEWIDADAVAAERA
- a CDS encoding 2-hydroxychromene-2-carboxylate isomerase encodes the protein MTKKTVYYYHALSSPWAYLGWPQFKALIEKHDLDVVVRPTRIVPDNGGVPLRSRPQPRQDYHAVELDRWRKRLNMPLVLKPAHYPTNNEFSARMVIAADREGLPALELSHALLHALWSEELDVTLPAVRIDVANRIGLDGKALQAMEEEPEIVRAWHDSHAEATARGVFGTPTWIYEDVLYWGQDRLDFLDEALSED
- a CDS encoding CMD domain-containing protein, which translates into the protein MVDVIDKVLGEDADMIALRNRRELLKQKTQASYEAALAPKDPGNFSYAFRAALAARMCGLWKAAELETHYRDLLKSYGESAYDAILDTGFRPGEADAKLDAILERVDKVTLTPKEATRADVEKLYAAGLDDRDIVTLASLTAFVNYQILVVAGLKMLRDH